A single region of the Triticum urartu cultivar G1812 unplaced genomic scaffold, Tu2.1 TuUngrouped_contig_5144, whole genome shotgun sequence genome encodes:
- the LOC125528832 gene encoding F-box protein At1g55000-like yields YHVNFKQVTDIKRFNNMMSDHGIYSRERLLIPISDPEILLGSTCYIEMDHNSKREVAVFYPEGHPNRNAESVANAAAAKRQSKRILESVRRSLHVDDGTAEYYLSVTGGDPRAAMMEFSEDLRWEQRQAGH; encoded by the coding sequence TATCATGTGAACTTCAAGCAGGTGACCGATATCAAACGGTTCAACAACATGATGAGTGACCACGGTATCTACTCGAGGGAGAGGCTTCTAATACCAATCAGTGATCCAGAAATCCTTCTGGGGAGCACATGCTACATTGAGATGGATCACAACTCAAAGAGAGAGGTCGCGGTCTTTTATCCCGAGGGCCACCCGAATAGAAACGCAGAATCCGTGGCAAACGCTGCAGCTGCAAAAAGGCAAAGCAAACGGATTCTCGAGTCGGTGAGGCGAAGCTTGCATGTGGATGACGGAACTGCCGAGTACTACCTGTCCGTCACAGGTGGCGATCCGAGAGCTGCTATGATGGAGTTCTCGGAGGACCTTAGGTGGGAGCAGCGACAAGCGGGCCATTAG